GAAACTCTACTCTAACGTTAAATATATTGTATTTAGAATATTTTGGAGTATTATCAATTATTGATGACCTCATTAACACAATATTAGGGATTTTTAACCGTTTGTCCCTATACCATCATTTCAATCATTTTATCTTCAATCATGATCTGGTGTAGGGACTTAGCCCTCAACCACCTACCAAGTTTCATGGTAGGTGGGTCATGGGACTCCTTTGAGCCCAACGGCATAGGGCTCACATCTCTGCAATTTTCACCCCCACCCTTTTGGGCAGTGCCCACATCAGAATGAGGGATCATCTCCACCATAGAAATTTAAAATTAACAAATATAAAAAGATTTCCATTAACATAAAGAAGGATTCAGCCCTTTCCATTCTTATAAGTAATTAAATTTAAAAATTCTTTAACCTGGAAATTTGCTATGATGTGTGGGCACAATATGGTATATAAGCTGAAATTGTTATCTTAGAGCAGTGTTTTCGGATAGAAATAAAAAGTATAATAATAATTTTTATTCATGCGTTTATTTATAATAGCCGTCATACTGGTTATTCTTGGAATCTTGTTTCTTTCTTTAATACCTTTTGCATCTCAAAACTCTATAAGGATGAGTAATAAAGTTGTAATTCTTCCTCACGAATCCTATACTGTTCCGTATAAAGGTGGTTCTGAAGTACTTTTTTCTTATAATTTTTCTAATCCGATTAAGGTTTACGGTTATCCTTCTGGTGCTACAACTACTAATGATAGTATTTTATATGTTATTTGTTTCTTTTCCTCTTCTCCGGGTAAGTTAATACTATGTAACGCTAATAATATCTCTTCCACAGTATATTTTACTATTTACGAGGCTTACGGCTTAGCCTTAGACATTGAATATATGTTTGTCGTTTCTCCCATCTTGATAGTATCTGGAATAGCCCTCATAATCTATTCTAAGTTAATAAAGCGATAATGAAACTCGTCTTGACTTTTAATAATCCTTGTTATTGCCTTGAGTGCTTCCTCTTTGTAAATATTTACGTTAATTTCTGGTGGTGTCAAACCATTACATTCCATTTTCAGTATGTTATCCCTTACATCACCCATCTTTTTTGAAATGATCTTTATCTCTTGAGAGCTATAACCTAAAGCTTCAGCTAAGTTCCTTATGATTCTCACTCTTTTTCTAATTTCATGGAAATCATCTAACTGAGGAATTAACTTATATAAACTGTAAATACGTGTAAACAGAAGAAGCCTACTTCCATAGATTTTCCTTGGTAAAAAGCATATTTTTAATCGTTTAAATTTCTTTATAGTATCGTAAGCCAGTTTATCTCTTCTTCTATCTCTTGATCCGCAGATATCCATATCCCTTATTCTTCCTAGATTTCCTATAATTTCATTTGAAATGAAAGCACATTCGGAATTTTCATAAACCGGGTAAAGAGAAGTTAGAACGTCATAGTACTTTCTTAAGCTAACTCTAGCGTCATGAATACTCTCTTCATCAATTTTAGTTCTTCCTAGTACTTCTTTAAGATTAATGTTTGCATATTCTTCAGGACGTAAGGCTTTCAATTTTATTCACTATCTCCTTATGTACTTCATCAAAATTCCTATCCGTGTAAATAATACTTTCCTTTGTAGAGAGAGAAATAAGAACTTTCTGAAATTCATTAATATAATCTTCATAAGCTGTAAACACATCGCTTTTTATACAAATATCTATTCCCGCACTAAGAGGGTCTAAGAATCCTCTTTTCTTTATTATTCTCTTTATGATTTCTTCTGGTCTTGAGATAAGGGAAAAGTATATTGCAGATCTAGGAAAAATAGACAAAACATCATTCATCCAATCTTTCTCTAATCCTCTTACTAGTCCCCATGACATTAGGGTTAATATGTAGCCATCAGCTAATGCAATAAAACCAGAGTCTAATGAAGGTTTAACATAGTTCTCAACTTGATCCGCTAAATCAGTAACATAAGCTAAAAATAGTGTCCTTCTTTCAAATACTATATTTCTTTTAACTTGCGAAATTCTCTCACCTATTAACTTTGACATCTGTAATCCAAAAGTTACTGTACCATAACCTTCTTTTTCTAGGTAACGTTTAACAGCCTCTAAATGGGCTGTCCTACCAGATCCCTCAATTCCTTCAAAAGCTATTATCAATTAACTCACCTACAAATTTTCTAATTTGAATTTGTATTTCCTTCGGAGTTTTAGTTCCGTCAATCACTATAAAATTCTCATCCTTAACTAATTTATCATAAACCTCAGTAATTAGTCCCTGGTATTTCAGGAATCCCTCCTCTGGTGATAATCCTGGAAATATATCAGCACCAGCCTCTTGAGGTTTTATTTTCCTTTTTGATTTCTTTATCCTCTCTAGTGCTATATCTGGTGAAACTCTGATGTAAAAAGTAATATCCGGTTTTATAGCAAATGAGTACAGTTTCTTAACCCAATCAATATCTACTCCCCTAACGCTATCCCTAGCATAAGCTGTGTAAATGTACCTATCAGAAATAACTATGAAACCAGACTTTAACATTGGTAAAATATACCTTTCATACCTGTCAGAAAAATCAGTAGCGTGTATTAGACTAAAAGTTAATGGGGTAAGAAGATCTTTCTTCTTTGCCTCTTTAATTATATCATGAATCCAGTCTGAGGAGTTCCACTCAGTTAGATAGACATCTCTTTTTAATTCTATCCAATCCTTAAGTAACGTAGCCTGACTTGATTTACCAGATCCATCAATTCCTTCAAAAGCTATTAGAACTCCCTTTTTCATAGTCTAACACCATTAACATATTTCTCAACCGCGTTTTTCACTATATTTCCATAAGATGATAGCTCTTTTTTACTCGGTTTTTCACTTAAAAATTTAATATGCTTTTTCTTTATTTTACTATATGTAGATTTACATATAAAGCTTATTATTAAAGCTTCTTCTAAAAGAAAACCTGGCAAAACAGAATTCTTGATAAACCTATAACAAGCCTCATAAGGATTGAGATAACCAGACATCTTAAATATTAGGGATAAATAGGCTGATGAAGCAATATAAAACGAGTACTTTCCTCCTACACTATCTATTATATCCTTGAATATTTGAATTGGCGGCTCTAACGCATTAAAGTATGCTATCCCATACAACCAACTCTCTCTATTCAGTCTTCTTCCTTCTGTAAGTACTCCTTCCCTCATACCATAAGCAGAAACAATTAGATTTTCCGCATTAAAATATTTCATTAGCTCATCTATGATGATTGATGCTGTATGTATCGTGAAAGCTCTTTCTTTTCCAATTCCGGGGAGAGAGGCTCTTGCATCTACATCTAAAGTAGGAAGAAGTGAGGAATATTTACTTATTTGTTTTGATGGAATTGAATAACCATGAATTGATCTTGTTGGATAAGATAAAAGTTTTAAATCCATTTTTGCCAAAGCTCTCACATTACCTCCAGATCCAACTAGAACACCTTGTCTTTTCAGAGAGAGCGTTGATAACTGATCTTTCACTCTTTTTCTTATCTCTTTTTCTTGGTAATTCAAGAGTTTTAATGCACCTATAGGTAACTGATAAACTTTACCAATATTTCCCTCATTAACCTCAATTAGTTCAAGAGAACCTCCTCCAAGTTCAAAAAGTATGCCGTTAGAGACGGGTAAAGTATTTAGGATTCCAATCCCGGAAAATCTTCCCTCTTCTTCTCCAGAAATAATTTTCATTTCATATCCTATGAGTTTACTTAATTTCTGGGCAATCTCATTACCGTTAGTGGCGTATCTAAACGCACTAGTAGCAACTATTTTAACATCCTCTACTTTCTCTTTATCAATGATCTTCTTAAAAATCGAAAAGGCTTCTTCAGCTTCTCTAATTTTACTCTCTCCTATAGGTTTTCCTTCTTCTAACCCTTCTCCTATTCTTACAAAAGACTTAATCGAGCCTATAATTCTAAAAGTTCCATTAGGGAAAACCTGGTATAGAACTAAACGAAAGGAATTAAAACCAGCATCAATAACTGCTGATAACATAATTAAATCATCTTAAGCACCTTCTGAGTTAAAAGCATTTTTAAAACACCTTTGTTTTCTTTTAAATCATAATCAACCATAGCCATACCTCCTTTCTTAATCTCAACACTTCCACCGGTTAGTGCTTTAATTAAACCAGAGAGATACGGTTCGTGACCTACAATTAATACTGTAATATTGTCTGGAAACTCCTTTATCTTTTCAATAAATAGAGATGGATCCTTATCTGGTATGAGATCATCATAAGTCTCTATTTTTAGACTATCTACCCCCATTTTATCCAATATAGCCTCTGCTGATTGGTATGCTCTTAAATAGGGGCTGGAAACAACTTTATCAATTTTTATCCCCATTTCATCAAGAAAAGTAGCAATTCTTTTCATTTGCTTTATTCCTTTCTTCACTAGTTTTCTATCTTTATCATCCTTTCCCTCAATTTGAGGTTCAGCATCTCCATGCCTTACTATAATTAAACTAAGCATGCTAACTATATCTTCGACCGTTCCTATTTAAGGTTTTCTATATAAACTATATAATAGTATAAGGTTATATTATTATATGTGAGGTCTATATGTTTACAATTTTTCCATTACATATTAGGTATCAACTACTCCATTCTTCATATTTACTTAAGTACCTCAATCTCTCCGATAATGAAGGATGGGTTCTAAAAATACTTCTACTGTTATTCATTATTAGCTGTTGTTTTATAAAATATAATTGAAAATCTGGAATATCTCTAAGTAAGTAAGAAGGTATACTTCGGCCCAAATAACCAATTTTTATTAATGCGTTCTCTAAATAGATAGTTAGCCACCTATTATTCTTAACTGCAGTTAAATCAGCTCTTTTTTCTAGCATTCTATGTATAAAGATGAAAAGAGGGTAAGCAAGTGCAAAAGTAACTAGACCTAATATAAAGTTTATATTGAAAAGATAAAGATATAGAATGTTATAAAGAATTAAGCCGAGAACTTGAATCTCCATGTCATGATTTTTTAAATGTGCTAACTCATGGGCTGTAACGCCAATAATTTCATTATCTTGTAAAGATGACAAAAGCCCCGATGTATATCCAATAGCTTTGTAAAAGAAATTTCCAAATGCAAAAGCATTTGAATAATCTGTCTTTGTTACATATACAAGCGGTTTCTTCATGTTAAATATTGAAGATGTGTAAGAAACTAGTGAGTTCAGTCTCTCGTCATTACTTTTTTTAAGTCTAAACGAAAAGATCATAATTAAAGGGGATAATAAATACCACACGAAAAAGATTAAAGATATTTCGCCACATTCTAGATAGAAGTTTAATGGAATGAAATTTGAGAGAATAAGGGAAAGTGCTAGGAGTATAGCAAAAGAAATAAAGTAATATCTCCACCACATAAGAGATTTTTCGAACAAAAGATAATATTTATTGTGCAATATCTAGCCAAATATTTTTTCTAAGCCTTTTGTCTTTATAAAATCGTAAATTTTATCTCCTATTTCAGAATCAAACAACAAAATTTTTACTGGCTTCTCATAATTCAGTAACTCATAAAGTACGTTGATACCAGTAGATCTCTTCTCTCCTATTATTAATTCGCCGTTATCTAATTCACCGTCTATAATAGTATAAATTCCTTAAAGATTTTCTCCATATATGTAAATTCCGCCAAACTTTATTACTGAAATATATTTTTTAGCTTCTTTTATAGCATTAATAGGTGTTCCTTCTATTTTCCCTAAAAACCTCAGATGAAGATGTTGTTGTCTGCTTAATTGCTGTAAATATATGATCTTCTAAAATATGCTCTATAGGTGCATATATTCAAACACTTTTTTCTTGCTAAAAAATGATTTAATTCCTTTCATCTTTTACTTTAATTCTTAAAATAGTATTTTCCCCGTCTTGTTTTATAAAGAAATCTACCTGAGCTGTTATTTCATTTCCATCAGACAGAATATATTCTATTTGAGTAGAACTTACTAGAGTTTGAGTTATAGAAAGTAGTTCCACTTAAACTTTCTCTTTTTCTGTATCTGGTATATTAAGGTAAGCAACAATATATTTTCCAGTCTTATTCTTAGCTTTAGGTGGTGGTAATAATTCTCCACTCTTATCTTCAGCTAGCAATACTGCAAAGTGTCCAGATATTCCAGCAAGAAATACAATATCTGATAAAATATTAAACACTTGTTTAGAGTCGATATAAAGCGTGAACTCTCTCTCATACATTGAGTTGAATATGATGTAAAAACTAATACTTTCTTTCTTTCGTTAAAAATTTAGATAAAATAATACGCGTTGTATTCATGCAATATATCTCCGTGATATGGTATTAGAACTCTAAAAGGTAAAGAAAGTAAATAGTTAAAAGATCTTAAGGCTTTTTCGTAGTCCCAACAGAAAAACCTTATAGGTGGTTTTACTCCGTTAATATTTCTTATTGCGTCGCCAACAATTAAAACCCCTTCACCCATTAATGCTATATGTCCTTTTGTATGCCCCGGCACATGGATTACTCTAAATCCACCAAGTTCCTCTCCACCTTTAAGCTTAACATCAACAGTAGGAATTTCAACTTTCATATTATTTATTCTGTCTAATGTCTTTTGTATTTCGGTATCACTCACATTATTAAATTCCTTTTCGACATCTTCAAACTTAACTTTTTTCATTTCAAATTTCTCTTCTTCATGGGCATAAATTTTAGCTTTTGCTTCTCTCTTTATTCTTTCCGCATTTCCAAAGTGATCTGGATGAGCATGAGTAATTATGATATCCGAAATGTCCTCTATTGAATACCCCCATGATTTTAAATATTTCTCTAGATTCTCATAATTATCTGGTAGACTAGTATCTACGAGCATTAATCCACCATTAGGACCTCTTTTTCTATTATTACAACATTATGGTTTAGTATTGTTCCAAAGAAATTTGGTTCTAATAGCTCTGCAATCCTTATCCTATCTGTTATCTTCACCATGACTAACAAACCTCGGAATAAGTTCTATTTGTGGTTTAAACTTTTCTTGTTGTTGGAAGAAAGGCTTACCATCAATCTTTATGACCTTCTCGGCAATTATATCACAATATCTACATTCCTCACAACTCCTTTCTTCACACCTATTATATTTGAAATAACTCAACCAGTTAGGCGGGAATTGAGCATTATCTACGTACACTTTCATTAATATTTCGTAGTTTGACGATTCATTAATTCTCCTTAGTGCAGAAGTAGTTGCTCTACCCTGAACATAACTTAAAATGTCAAGTAAATTTCCTTTGTATTCCCTTTCTGAGTAAGCCTTTACAACATTTACTAACCAATCGGTTTTCTTATTCCTTCCAGCAATCTTAAACCTGTCAATTCCGATCTCCTCATAATAATGCAAATCTTCTGGTCTAATCCATCTCATTCTGATAATATTAGCAAAATCATTCCTAACTTCAGTAGCGCAAAACAGAACAGGATATTCAAACCAAACATTTTTAACTCCATCTTTAGCTGAGAGATAAGAAGTCACCTGATCATGAATTAATTTATAGGGACAACTCCATAGACAAGTATTATTTGTAATTACTTCAATATCAGCATTATACTTTTTTGCTAACTTTGCAGAAGCCTCCAATAGCGTAAAATTCCTATTTGTATCTTCATCCATGATAACAGTATTTGCCCCCATCTGTAGATATTCCTCAACTTTTCTAATGTTAGTTATTCTTGCAAAAGAGGATACAGAAACTTCTATATCTGGGTGTTCTTTTCTGATAAAGTAAATTAAAAAGGGTAAGGCAACTATAAAACCATCAACACCAAAATTTATTAATTTTTCTATTTCATTTTTTAATTTATTAAGGAAATGTTCATCATACTCCTTACCATGAAGATTTGCAGTATTCATCGTATATAGAAATTTTATCTTATAAGAATGGGCTACAGAAATATGTTCCTTAAGTTTTTCATCGTTAACTTTAGGTAAAATAAAAGAAGCCCTACCATGTCCGGTTAGTGTCTCTGTTTGGCTACCGTAAATGTACTTTACTGGATATTTTGAAATTTTCTCTATTAAGTCGTTATCGAAGTTTGTTGCAACAACTAGTCGCATAAAATAATATAGTATATGAATAAATTTAAGTTTAGTGTATTTATTATTTGTGCGTTATAATCGAAAATAATATATAAGACTTATCACTAAAATAAGAATATCAGTCTAACATTATCAGAAAAGTTCTCTTAGCCTTAATTATCGAAAATTACGAGATTATTTGCGATTATATTTAATAAACTGATTTTATATTATCATACTCTTAGTAATTAAGTGAATTTAATTTCAAACAAAGGTATTTTATAACTTTTTACTTTATTTAGTTATTCACATTAATTACACATTTGACACTTCCCCGAGATAATGATATATAATCAATTATTTCTTCATAGAATTATTTTAATCTAAAAGAGAATATTATAATTCTCAAAGGAAACCTTATAGCACTTATAGGAGAATCATTGTATTTTTACATTACGTTAAACATATGTAAAAGATACTGTCTTATTAACTAAAAATTCCTTATGATAAACTAAATAAAGTAAGGGAGTTAATTCAAAGTATTTATTAATTCACGGGCGAATATTATAATTTTTATGATAGAGAAATTTCCTTAAACTACTAACCTACTCACCCAGGGAGGCGTGAAAGACCTACTATTATTCATAACATATTATATTACTCATCAGTATTATTATCCTTAATCAGATATTAATCGAAAGATTTTTAATGTGTTTTCTTTCTATTTTATCGTGGCTTGTAAGGAATGGAAGATAAGAGTTAATATGAGCCAAGAGTTTTAATGAATTAGTAGAATATATTTCTGACGAGTTTTCTAACGTTAAGATATTAAATATCATTAGAGAGAAGATTAAATTACTCAGAGATAATCCTTTCAAATACGCCAGGGAAAAGTTGGGAAAAGATAGGTACGGTAATCCGATGTTCTCAATAGAAGTTACTGGGGATATAAGAATACTTTATAGCGTGGATTCAAAAAACTGTATCGTATTTATTTGGGAGATTGGCTCTCATAAGAGGGTTTACGGGCATTAGCCTTTTCCTTAGCTCTCTTTATTACGGCATTGAAAAATTCATCTATATCTTCTTCGCTCTCTAGCTCTAGGAACCTTTCACCATCATTATCTTCAACAATTCTCATAAGTATAAATTTATCATAATACATTAAAAAGGATATGGTAATTTTTCTCATTGAATTTTAAGAAACGGAATCTCTTATATAGCTTCCTTTGATTCCAGCTTTAATAAACAAGGCGTGAGTTAGAGAGGATTTTAGTCATTACATTCGGTTATTAGACGAAATATGTCCAATTTCCTTTTCTTACGTGAGAGGCACCACATGCCATGCATCTCACAGACCTAAGCTTGCAAAGGAGTAAAAGATCAGCTTTAACTTAAGATGCTAAATATTCGAAATTTAGTTAAATCAATAAATATATTTTTTTATCGATAAATATTGTTTCCCTTCGCACTTACTATGAAAAAGACTATATACTGCTAAAATCAGTTATTTAATCTTACGCTGACGAAATAAATTGAATTCATTAAGGACATATGAACGACATATGTTAATAAAAATAGTGCCGTAGTATTATGGGCAGTCATGATTTAGCTCATAATATTGAGTTCTAAATAGAAGATCTAGTAAACTTGCTTTTCTCCTTATAAATTAAGTTAAAGCTTTATATCTTAATATTTTAGTTACTAGGTGTGTCTGTTAAAGCTTCAGATGAAGAGTTAAGAGAAGTTTATAACCATATTCCTTCATCTTATGATAGAGCTAATCGATATATATCCTTTAACCAAGATATAAAATGGAGAGCAGATCTTGTAAAGACTATCTTAAATTATTGCGAAAAACCCAAACTAGTTTTAGATGTAGCAGCAGGGAAAGGAGAGTTAACTTATGTATTTAAGAAGTTATATAGAGAGAAATTCTTCCCTGTAATGACTGATTACGCCGAGAATATGCTGAAACTAGCTATAGTTGAAGATGATAGAGTTCTAGCTTCATTTGAAGCCTTACCGTTTAGAGATAATGCCTTTGATGTTGTAATGAGTAGTTTTGCTTTACATGCATCAGATAATATAGAGAGTGTAATTAAAGAAATGAATAGGGTATCAAGAAAGATAATTGGATTTATAGCTATGGGAAAACCGGACAATAAAGTAAAAAGAATGTATCTAAGTTTTTACTTGAGATTCATAATGCCTTATATAACGATATTTGCTAAAGGCAAGCCAAGAGATTACAAATACATATATTATATTTACAAGAGGCTTAATACTAACTCATGGCATAAGCAGTTATTTTTCAGATTGTTAGATGTTAAGATTTATGAGGAAAAAGCACTGAATCTATTTTACTTTGTAGTTTCTTATAAGAGAGATAATAAGGAATAAATTTTCAATTTATACTATCTTTACAAATTTTCGTACTACGACTTTATAGAAAATTATTACTAAGATTAAAACCAAAATAAAATTATTTATTAGCTGTTCTAAATAGTGTTAGATATATGCTTATATATTTCGTTGTTTTCATGTTATGATGTGGATATTAATAAGATTATTCCTCTAATTACTCACTTACAAAATTTTGGATACATAGATAAAATTGATGATCCTGGTCTCCTTAACACATTAGTCTCTTTAAAGCTTGTCGAAGTTCGTGATAAAATTTACGTAAGTAAGAACCTTTATAAATACGAATTCTTAGTCCTAGAATCGAATATAAAGGTTCGAATTATGAGAGAATATTATAGTAGAAGTGAGAAATATACTTTTTTAATAACAAAAAATGGTATAAAAGAACTTAATTTCATTTATGATATAACCCCAGTGACTAAATTTAGATTTATAAAACTTAGAAGAAAAAATGAGAAAAATATTGATGTCGAAATCGAGAAAGATAATGACCTAGTCCAGTTTAAACTAATCTTCACTCATCCTACTACTTTCGGCGAGATCATAGAATTTACTTACTATATTTACTCTAAAAAGTATACACATAATAACGTGGAATATTTTTATATATTATCATCCACTTTCTCTTCCTCTCTTCATATTACTACCTCTTCTAGGATAAAATCTGTTAGAGGGGTAAGATTAGTAAAAGGTCCTTTTTCATATCATTTTAAACCACTCGATATAGAAAACTACTCTATAGAGAAAAAAAGTGAAAATGAAATACTTTTTAACATAAAAAATGTGAATTATGGAATTTATGGAGTTGTGTTGGAATATGGATAGAAAAGAACTACTTAAATTAATAAACCACTTTAAAAACGTTGAGGATGGAATAGAAAAATTAAGACCTGAACTAC
The sequence above is drawn from the Sulfurisphaera tokodaii str. 7 genome and encodes:
- the tmk gene encoding dTMP kinase, whose product is MKKGVLIAFEGIDGSGKSSQATLLKDWIELKRDVYLTEWNSSDWIHDIIKEAKKKDLLTPLTFSLIHATDFSDRYERYILPMLKSGFIVISDRYIYTAYARDSVRGVDIDWVKKLYSFAIKPDITFYIRVSPDIALERIKKSKRKIKPQEAGADIFPGLSPEEGFLKYQGLITEVYDKLVKDENFIVIDGTKTPKEIQIQIRKFVGELIDNSF
- a CDS encoding class I SAM-dependent methyltransferase produces the protein MSVKASDEELREVYNHIPSSYDRANRYISFNQDIKWRADLVKTILNYCEKPKLVLDVAAGKGELTYVFKKLYREKFFPVMTDYAENMLKLAIVEDDRVLASFEALPFRDNAFDVVMSSFALHASDNIESVIKEMNRVSRKIIGFIAMGKPDNKVKRMYLSFYLRFIMPYITIFAKGKPRDYKYIYYIYKRLNTNSWHKQLFFRLLDVKIYEEKALNLFYFVVSYKRDNKE
- a CDS encoding dTMP kinase, translated to MIIAFEGIEGSGRTAHLEAVKRYLEKEGYGTVTFGLQMSKLIGERISQVKRNIVFERRTLFLAYVTDLADQVENYVKPSLDSGFIALADGYILTLMSWGLVRGLEKDWMNDVLSIFPRSAIYFSLISRPEEIIKRIIKKRGFLDPLSAGIDICIKSDVFTAYEDYINEFQKVLISLSTKESIIYTDRNFDEVHKEIVNKIESLTS
- a CDS encoding peptidase U32 family protein yields the protein MRLVVATNFDNDLIEKISKYPVKYIYGSQTETLTGHGRASFILPKVNDEKLKEHISVAHSYKIKFLYTMNTANLHGKEYDEHFLNKLKNEIEKLINFGVDGFIVALPFLIYFIRKEHPDIEVSVSSFARITNIRKVEEYLQMGANTVIMDEDTNRNFTLLEASAKLAKKYNADIEVITNNTCLWSCPYKLIHDQVTSYLSAKDGVKNVWFEYPVLFCATEVRNDFANIIRMRWIRPEDLHYYEEIGIDRFKIAGRNKKTDWLVNVVKAYSEREYKGNLLDILSYVQGRATTSALRRINESSNYEILMKVYVDNAQFPPNWLSYFKYNRCEERSCEECRYCDIIAEKVIKIDGKPFFQQQEKFKPQIELIPRFVSHGEDNR
- the sixA gene encoding phosphohistidine phosphatase SixA, with translation MLSLIIVRHGDAEPQIEGKDDKDRKLVKKGIKQMKRIATFLDEMGIKIDKVVSSPYLRAYQSAEAILDKMGVDSLKIETYDDLIPDKDPSLFIEKIKEFPDNITVLIVGHEPYLSGLIKALTGGSVEIKKGGMAMVDYDLKENKGVLKMLLTQKVLKMI
- a CDS encoding Ppx/GppA phosphatase family protein, with the translated sequence MLSAVIDAGFNSFRLVLYQVFPNGTFRIIGSIKSFVRIGEGLEEGKPIGESKIREAEEAFSIFKKIIDKEKVEDVKIVATSAFRYATNGNEIAQKLSKLIGYEMKIISGEEEGRFSGIGILNTLPVSNGILFELGGGSLELIEVNEGNIGKVYQLPIGALKLLNYQEKEIRKRVKDQLSTLSLKRQGVLVGSGGNVRALAKMDLKLLSYPTRSIHGYSIPSKQISKYSSLLPTLDVDARASLPGIGKERAFTIHTASIIIDELMKYFNAENLIVSAYGMREGVLTEGRRLNRESWLYGIAYFNALEPPIQIFKDIIDSVGGKYSFYIASSAYLSLIFKMSGYLNPYEACYRFIKNSVLPGFLLEEALIISFICKSTYSKIKKKHIKFLSEKPSKKELSSYGNIVKNAVEKYVNGVRL
- a CDS encoding M56 family metallopeptidase, which translates into the protein MIFSFRLKKSNDERLNSLVSYTSSIFNMKKPLVYVTKTDYSNAFAFGNFFYKAIGYTSGLLSSLQDNEIIGVTAHELAHLKNHDMEIQVLGLILYNILYLYLFNINFILGLVTFALAYPLFIFIHRMLEKRADLTAVKNNRWLTIYLENALIKIGYLGRSIPSYLLRDIPDFQLYFIKQQLIMNNSRSIFRTHPSLSERLRYLSKYEEWSS